In Cytobacillus oceanisediminis, the following proteins share a genomic window:
- the selD gene encoding selenide, water dikinase SelD translates to MSREEIIKLTSLSTKGGUGCKIGPEDLAQVLRHLPKSVPDPNLLVGLDTSDDAGVYKINDETALVQTLDFFTPIVDDPYMFGQIAAANSLSDIYAMGGKPITVMNIVGFPISKLDKGILADILAGASDKVRESGAVLVGGHSIDDQEPKFGLSVTGTVHPERVRTNAGAKPGDKLILTKPIGVGILTQAIKRDMLDQEGIDRVMEVMAALNKDAAEAMDNYQVNACTDITGFGLLGHAMEIAEGSGTGITIESKAVPILSKTRELAEQNIIPGGSKKNHKWLSGRIQYENIDDVDQVILCDAITSGGLLITVPETEAELLLKDLKEKGVEWASIIGTVTDQNPGKITVI, encoded by the coding sequence ATGTCGAGAGAAGAAATCATAAAACTAACTTCTTTATCTACAAAAGGCGGCTGAGGATGCAAAATTGGTCCTGAAGACCTGGCGCAGGTTCTGCGTCATTTGCCAAAGTCTGTACCTGACCCCAACCTTTTAGTAGGACTGGATACATCTGATGATGCAGGCGTATATAAAATAAATGATGAAACTGCCCTGGTGCAGACACTTGATTTCTTTACTCCTATCGTGGATGACCCGTATATGTTCGGGCAGATTGCCGCAGCCAATTCACTTAGCGATATTTACGCTATGGGCGGAAAGCCAATAACCGTTATGAATATTGTAGGTTTTCCAATCAGCAAATTGGATAAAGGCATACTTGCAGACATTCTGGCTGGCGCATCCGATAAAGTTAGAGAATCCGGTGCTGTTTTAGTTGGAGGGCACTCCATTGATGACCAGGAGCCAAAATTCGGTTTATCTGTGACTGGAACAGTACATCCTGAACGGGTTAGAACAAATGCAGGAGCCAAACCTGGTGACAAACTGATTTTAACCAAGCCGATTGGCGTGGGGATACTTACTCAAGCGATAAAAAGGGATATGCTGGATCAGGAAGGAATCGACCGTGTAATGGAAGTCATGGCTGCCTTAAATAAAGACGCAGCTGAAGCTATGGATAACTACCAGGTCAATGCCTGCACAGACATTACTGGTTTTGGCCTTCTAGGCCACGCAATGGAGATTGCGGAAGGAAGCGGCACAGGCATTACCATTGAAAGCAAAGCCGTTCCAATCCTTTCTAAAACAAGAGAGCTTGCTGAACAGAATATTATTCCTGGAGGCTCCAAAAAGAATCATAAATGGCTGTCCGGCCGGATTCAGTATGAAAATATTGATGATGTGGACCAAGTGATACTATGTGATGCCATCACTTCTGGGGGACTTTTAATAACCGTTCCTGAAACAGAAGCTGAATTGCTCCTAAAAGACCTTAAGGAAAAAGGAGTAGAATGGGCTTCCATCATTGGGACTGTCACAGATCAGAATCCTGGAAAGATTACTGTTATCTGA
- a CDS encoding glycosyltransferase: MKVLLASPNFHQARGNTVTVQRISDGLNKLGIETKIFNITDDRELTCLPKADIVHGFNAYRFGEFIKGLGKRPERYVVTMTGTDLNIDLYDPVKKAVVFETILHAEAIHVFDEEAKLVLAKELPEARDKISVIHQGTVIFPEPGGDYKKEPGTFLFLLPAGIRKVKNIPFAIEKLKMIYEKNPGIRLWLAGPIIEEEEGYIVKSLAEENKEWIQYLGQIPHHHMGELYRQTDAVLNTSHSEGQPAALLEAMEYRLPVLAANNLGNRNIIDHQETGLIYTNPVEFLDYADKLVNNYELRIKLGRAAKSYVECSHSSEYEAKTLQKIYKTILEKSPSK, from the coding sequence ATGAAAGTACTTCTGGCAAGCCCAAATTTTCACCAGGCAAGAGGAAATACGGTTACCGTTCAGCGTATTTCTGATGGACTTAATAAACTGGGCATCGAGACTAAAATCTTTAATATCACAGACGATCGCGAATTAACTTGCCTGCCAAAAGCTGATATCGTGCATGGCTTTAACGCTTACAGGTTTGGCGAATTTATTAAAGGGCTTGGTAAAAGGCCTGAAAGATATGTTGTAACCATGACAGGCACAGACTTAAATATCGATCTTTATGATCCGGTAAAAAAAGCCGTTGTTTTTGAAACCATCCTCCATGCCGAAGCTATACACGTATTTGATGAAGAAGCCAAGCTGGTACTGGCAAAAGAACTTCCCGAGGCAAGAGATAAAATTAGTGTTATCCATCAGGGCACTGTAATATTTCCTGAACCTGGAGGCGATTATAAAAAGGAACCTGGCACTTTTTTATTTTTGCTGCCGGCAGGGATCCGCAAGGTAAAAAATATCCCTTTTGCCATAGAAAAGCTTAAAATGATTTACGAAAAAAATCCCGGGATACGCCTTTGGCTGGCGGGCCCTATTATTGAAGAAGAAGAAGGATATATTGTAAAGTCCCTTGCAGAAGAGAATAAAGAGTGGATTCAATATCTTGGGCAAATCCCCCATCATCATATGGGAGAGCTATACAGGCAAACTGATGCCGTATTGAATACATCCCATTCTGAAGGCCAGCCTGCAGCTCTTTTAGAAGCCATGGAATATCGCCTTCCAGTACTTGCAGCCAATAACCTGGGCAACCGAAATATCATTGACCATCAGGAAACCGGATTAATCTATACTAATCCGGTCGAATTTCTTGATTATGCAGACAAACTAGTGAATAATTACGAGTTGAGGATAAAATTGGGGCGGGCTGCCAAATCCTATGTTGAATGCAGCCATTCTTCTGAATATGAAGCTAAAACACTTCAAAAAATTTACAAAACAATTTTAGAAAAGTCCCCAAGTAAATAA
- the phnD gene encoding phosphate/phosphite/phosphonate ABC transporter substrate-binding protein, translated as MKKFLMLLTIFSLMLLSACSGNEADNTDGNGKEKSKETFTIGVIPVQTEGSMEAAMEKLQSTLSEKLDRDVAVEVYPDYNGVVEAMNYDKIDMAYFGPLTYVVAHEKSGAKAIITQLIDGEPFYYSYIITHKDNPWNSLEDFLKDSSEADFAFGDINSTSGSLIPSIELKDREVYKSEDEHSFKSVRFTGSHDATALAVQNKQVDAGAIDSAIYNQLVDSGKVDGNQIKTIWKSEKLFQYPWAVHENTDDETIKALKEAFLAIEDPEILDAFGASGFTEASNEDYESIRQAALKEGLIKE; from the coding sequence ATGAAAAAATTCTTAATGCTCCTGACTATCTTTTCACTGATGCTCCTGTCAGCATGCAGCGGCAATGAAGCAGATAACACAGACGGAAACGGAAAAGAAAAATCGAAAGAAACATTCACCATTGGGGTCATCCCAGTTCAAACAGAGGGATCCATGGAAGCTGCCATGGAGAAGCTGCAGTCCACTTTATCGGAAAAACTCGATAGGGATGTAGCTGTAGAAGTATATCCGGATTATAACGGGGTAGTGGAAGCCATGAACTACGATAAAATTGATATGGCTTATTTCGGCCCGTTAACATATGTTGTTGCACATGAGAAGAGCGGCGCAAAAGCCATCATTACACAGCTGATCGATGGAGAGCCATTCTATTATTCATATATCATCACCCATAAAGACAATCCATGGAATTCACTTGAAGATTTCCTGAAAGACAGCAGTGAAGCTGACTTTGCCTTCGGTGATATCAATTCAACTTCAGGATCTCTAATCCCATCCATTGAATTGAAGGACCGCGAAGTTTACAAATCAGAGGATGAACACAGCTTTAAGTCCGTCAGATTTACCGGCTCGCATGATGCTACTGCATTGGCAGTTCAAAATAAGCAGGTTGATGCAGGTGCGATCGACAGCGCCATTTACAATCAACTAGTGGATTCAGGAAAAGTGGATGGAAATCAGATTAAAACCATCTGGAAATCAGAAAAGCTTTTTCAGTACCCATGGGCTGTACATGAAAACACCGATGATGAAACGATTAAAGCATTAAAAGAAGCATTTCTGGCGATTGAAGATCCGGAAATTCTGGATGCTTTCGGGGCAAGCGGATTTACAGAAGCAAGCAATGAAGATTATGAAAGCATCCGCCAGGCTGCCCTAAAAGAGGGACTCATTAAAGAATAG